The Rhinolophus sinicus isolate RSC01 linkage group LG07, ASM3656204v1, whole genome shotgun sequence genomic interval cattaaagaaaatatctcTTTATTAAAGCATTACAACtaaacaatgaaaagacattaaataatcACAGTATCACCAATGTGCAACCCCATTATATCAATGAATCTAGCCATTGAGCATCATTTCCAAAAGCGAGACAACAAGACATTATGGGCCTTCttataaaccacacacacaaaaaaaaaaaaaaaaatcagtgcagtACAACCAGTAGCTAAAAGAATCAAACATGAGTTTGATCAAGCCTCTGAATCCAGCTGCCAATTTACTGAAAATCCAGAGTACACAGGAACATGTTGAATTCTCCAGGagtatataaacagaaaatatcaacCATATCAACTGTGGGAAACACTACAGCTTAAACATCTCAAGTTCttcaacacaaaaaaaaattctcagaaaaggaTTTGGGAAGGACTTGTGGgtttaaagagaaaatcaaattatgATGAGAAAAATCTAAACTGTAGTGTCTGGGGATGAAAACTCAGgtaatgaaacaaattttttaaactaagaaaatgaTTACTGTAAAACTTAAGATAGGTTTCTTTGTGGGCAAACGATAAAAGAAAGTGCTctatgggagagagagagagagagagagagagagagagagagagagaaacctggGAACCAAGGTGGGAGATTATGGTTTTTGGGATCTTGTGCAGATCTCATAAACTTCCTCAATAAAGTAGACATGGCTTTGGGCCTAAATACACTGGAAAGTTGGAACCAAGACCCAGCTCCCCCTGTCCCCTTCTCATTCTCAACtgatgatatttttaattaaaccaaaaaagtaaaagcaacaagagaTAACTTCCTCCTTTTCCCACTACCATATAGCTTCCAATTTTAGCTTACTCTGCCTTCTCTTCATTCTCTAATTGAAGGCTGACCTTTCTACTTGTACACTGGACTTCATCCTCACTCACTTTTTAAGGACTTCACTCCTGAAATTAAACATTCTTTCCTGCATCATAAATCCTCACCCCTAGAGACAGAAATATGCTGTCATAGTTCTCATCAAAGACTCTGCCCCTTTGCAGCTATTGCCTCATTTATCTACTCTCTTATAGAAGAAATACTCATTTATCTTTATTCAATAGTTCCACTTTTCTCTACTGCaatcttttttgttatttatttgggggGGCAACTtctttattgctgttgttttaatttattatgaaaCACTTCAGACattgaaatatacaaataagtaacataatacaaaataatgttttctcttttcaaagccAGAAGCACATTTTTTTATAAGAGATGTTCTTCAAGATACTATAGCTGCAGAATGAAGTGCAATCTTGATGAATATGCAATTAGATACTGCGATGACTGGAGCATCTGCTGCAGAGTGAAGAAAAttggatataataaaaaaaaaaaagtgattgaaAATTGAACTCTGTCTTCTTCAGACtccaagaaaagaaagtaaaaatgtttaagattcCCTTGTCTATATAAGAATAATTAATGCgatggaaaatggaaatcatGATAATTATGTTTAGCTGGTCAGAttaaagtaaatgtaaattttataaaggTTTACACTCTATTTTCATGTGTGCACTTTTACATTAATTTCCTCAGTTTACATCCACAACCACATTGTTGTTTCATCAATTGTACTATATCCTAGCCCCATCACTTAATCACTCTTTAACCTTCGGCAAGTCCTTTCATCtctctctacctcagtttccttatctatgaaatgggttAATAAAAGTACCTACTAGTAACTCAAATAACTAGTAACTCAAATACTAACTCAAATAACCCTCATAACACCATGATAATTATGGTGTTATGAAGGTTATTTGAATTAGTATACATAAATTCTTAATCCCAACGTAATCTTGATCCCAATGTAAGCTCTATCTGTGTTAATTATAATTTCATAGACCAGAGAATGTGATCTGTCCTACAGTTTTTTGGAATTTATTGAATCATCCTTTGTGATCTAAGTTAAAACTGATATTTGTTAAAACTTCCtgtgattttgaaaataaggtatattttttgtttctgaaataataCAATCTTATataaacacagtatttttatGCAACATTATTATATTTCAGTAATCTAGTACTGGAACACTGGTAGTGagtactgaaaagaaaaaagagagtcGGGATGGATTTCAGAAGTAGGCCTGACAGAATTTAGTGGCCATGTGATATAATGAGAAGCAGGTATGAAAGGAGAGCCTGAGATTTCAAATCTAGCAAAGATGGTTTGCAATATAATTCACTAACTTAGAGTCCAGAGAGGAAGTAggttgggagtggggggagagTCAATAAAGAGATGTTTTGACATAATGGAGTTTGAGTCATGTAAGGGCTCTGAATATCAGTCCACTAGGAACATTTGCAAAAGGATGGTAGCTCCTCTTTTCTCCAAGTTACTTGTAAGTTCCAGAGAAGTGAAGCAGGGATGAAGCATCTGGGAGAACACTGATTAAGACATCCTCATCCCGACTTGGTCTTCAGTCACTAGTCAAGATACAACTgactagaaaatatttatggtATTAGCATGTTAGAAAAGCAGGATACCTACTTCCGAGTATATTAAGTTTATAActatgcaaaacaaaatattaaagaatcatctaagcataaataaaacttgcctgagaaacacactgtttgTCTCTGAGAAGTGGTGTTCAAGTGTAACTCCTTTCcctgtaatttttaatattttacaaattttctaaaattaacatttaatgttGGTTGTAATATAAAAACCAAtcaaaataaatgtcctttatttaaaaaggaaaaagcatatAGTGCTTAGGTCTCCATTAGTACTTTTGGAAAACCCACGTCGGGAGACAGTGCCTTTGTCAAAAGGAAAAGCTGTCAAACAGGAAATGGTTGTCAGTGTTTCCCTCCTATAAGCAGCCAACTCAGCTGCTTTGGAGGAGACCAGTGTAGCATAGCCACCTGGATCAAGGCATACCCGGGACCTGAGAGCTTTGTACGGGAGTGTGTGCCCAACCTTTCTTCTGTGCTCTCTGACAGCCAGTGTTAGACCTTGCCACCAGCCTCCTCAGCAGAAGCTCCTAGCCATGAAGCGTCTCCTCACTGTGTTTGCCGTCCTTGTGTTTTGGGACCCAGTGCTGGCAGGTAAAATGGGAATCTTCCTGGGGGGTCCTTTGTCTAGAAGAGAAATTTCACTAAACAAATCTATGTATGTCCTCCCACCACAgacctcttaatttttaaagtggaaatagTATCAACCAGCTTTGATGTCAGCAAGGTCTGAGCTTGAATCTTGGCTCTCCAGCTTGTTAACTTTACAGCTATAGGCAAAGGTCTGAatttctctgaaccttagtttcttcacttacaaaagggaaataataatagGAATCTCAGAGTCGTGCAAGGATTAAATGGGATATGTATAGACTATGCCTATATATGATATGGGCAGTGCCTGACTTATGAAATCTATTCTCTAGGCAAATGAACCAGATTTTCAGATCGTGTGACCCAATAGGCTGGATTTAGGAATTAGGATCCAGGCCTCTTGAAGCTGGTGATGGGATCAATTCCACTAAAGTTTATGGCAATGGATTCAAGGTCTCTAGACTGCATATAATCTACGATATTCTTTTAGTGTCTTATACATTCCCATAACTTGTCATTTCCATAGAAATTTCTCGACTCATATGCAGACCATTACACTTACTCTTCTTGGGTTTCCCTCTTGTGAGCTAAGTAACCCTGATCCTTTGTTTTCCCTAAAGGACAATTGTCCTCCAGGGTACGATGACTTGGATAGGGTTTGTACTGGCTCAGAAAACGTACAGATGGCCAAATATTGGCACGCTTGTCCTTTTAACACCCTCTTACATATAAACATAAAGAAACATTCACATTTTGCTAATTCTATGGAGAAGCATGTTTACAAATTGTAAGCCCAGCTCAAATGGTCTGGACTCCAACAAGACATCTCAAATCTTCAGAATTGATTTCATCTTCTTCTGAACTCACAGCACCACTCCATGTTGCAAATGTTTCACTTGACTTCTCATGGTTTCTCCTCTCTCGGAGGTATattgtgtttcttctctttttgtctaGACTGAAAATTATTTGAGACTAAGGTCTATATCATACTCAAACCTGTACCCCAACAGTCCCTGGATTTATAAAACCTGGTttgggaatgaataaataattaaataatgaattaatgaCCACTCTAACTTGATTGGTTAGAGTATGACCAATTTGGGCAAACTTCCAAGTTACCAATTGTCTTTATCAGTTCAgactgccataacaaactacTACAGATATGTGAcctaaacaaaatttattttctcatagttctggagggtGGAAAGTCCAAAATCAACTGCAGGTTGATTCATTTTCTAACGAGAGTTATCTTCCTGGCTTATAGACAGCCATCTTCTTTCAGGGTCTTCCACCAATAAAAACACCAATCCTATTCATTTAGGCCACCAATCCTAATGCATTAGGGTCTCACTCTTATGACCTCACAGAACTTTACCTCCTAAagtccctatctccaaatacagtcacactgatgttaagggtttcaacatatgaatggggggtgaggagaagagcaacacaattcaatccatagcactagttcatttttttttccattagaatcAATTGATTCAATTGAATCAGAATCAATTGATGCAAGCAGAATCCATCATTATGACCTAGGATCTTCGGAATCCAGTGTGATAACAGTAGAGGGACTCATCACTTTATAATCCAAACAGCCTATGGTGAATTatcctttcattcattttctttccaggcTTGAATCCAATGTCACCAGAATTGCACAAGAGCTGCTATAGAACTGGTACCTGCAGACTTGGGTGCTATAGAAGTGAAAAGCTAGTGGGCTACTGCATGTTTCATCTGGAGTGCTGTGCCAAAGGAAACCCTGCCCTGACATGAGAAACCAGCAAATGGCAATTAACTTGCAAGTCCTTGCCCACCCCCCATCTTTCACACAGCCAAGGAATTTAGATTAAACTGTGACACTGTGATGTGCCCACAACTGCTgacttttagcatttttttataAGCCTTCAGAGTCTCATGATTTGGGATTTTAAAAGCTGAGCTGCAGCCT includes:
- the LOC109448110 gene encoding beta-defensin 43 produces the protein MRVLLCILGGLALLSIVPSARSTFFYKRCSSRYYSCRMKCNLDEYAIRYCDDWSICCRVKKIGYNKKKKVIEN
- the DEFB134 gene encoding beta-defensin 134; translated protein: MKRLLTVFAVLVFWDPVLAGLNPMSPELHKSCYRTGTCRLGCYRSEKLVGYCMFHLECCAKGNPALT